A window of Pirellulales bacterium contains these coding sequences:
- a CDS encoding 3' terminal RNA ribose 2'-O-methyltransferase Hen1 produces the protein MLLTINTTRPSADDLGYLLHKHPARFQSFDLSFGQAHVFYPEANPDSCTACLLLDVDPVGIVRGKNITHFMLAQYVNDRPYAASSFMSVAIAQVFGSALSGRCDARPELANTPMPLSARIDVLPVRGGEQMLGRLFEPLGYEVEVRRAELDERFPEWGDSPYFSVSISKVTTLRDLLVHLYVLIPVFDNHKHYFVGDDELEKLLKKGDGWLADHSAKEEIARRYLKFRPSLFRAALARLDEMNDAAEENPSERPADASEALLEKPLSLNEQRLGAVLAALRAAGAASVLDLGCGEGKLLRELLPVRAFTRIIGLDVSVQSLQRAAQRLGYDRLPSMQKDRITLLHGSLMYRDKRLSGFDAAAVVEVVEHLDPPRLKAFERVLFEFARPKTIVLTTPNQEYNVMWESLPAGTFRHADHRFEWTREQFQAWSRAMAERFGYSVRFLPIGMEAPTVGSPTQMGVFHRD, from the coding sequence TGGGCAGGCGCACGTTTTCTATCCCGAAGCAAATCCCGATTCTTGCACCGCCTGTTTGCTGCTCGATGTCGATCCAGTTGGCATCGTGCGGGGCAAGAACATAACACACTTCATGCTGGCGCAGTATGTGAACGACCGACCTTATGCGGCCTCGTCCTTCATGAGTGTGGCGATCGCGCAGGTGTTTGGCTCGGCGCTGTCAGGCCGCTGCGATGCGCGGCCAGAATTAGCCAACACGCCCATGCCGCTTTCGGCCCGGATCGATGTGCTCCCCGTCCGCGGCGGCGAGCAGATGTTGGGTCGACTGTTTGAACCACTGGGCTACGAAGTCGAGGTCCGAAGGGCAGAACTGGATGAGCGATTTCCCGAATGGGGCGATTCCCCGTACTTCTCGGTCTCAATAAGTAAGGTGACCACGCTCCGCGATCTGTTGGTCCACCTGTATGTGCTCATTCCGGTGTTCGACAACCACAAGCATTACTTCGTAGGTGACGACGAATTGGAAAAACTCCTCAAGAAAGGCGATGGCTGGTTGGCCGATCATTCTGCCAAGGAGGAGATTGCTCGACGCTATTTGAAGTTTCGACCGAGCCTGTTCCGCGCCGCGCTCGCGCGCCTTGATGAAATGAACGACGCTGCCGAGGAGAATCCCAGCGAGCGGCCGGCCGATGCGAGCGAAGCGCTGCTAGAGAAGCCGCTCAGCTTGAACGAGCAGCGGCTGGGCGCTGTGCTGGCCGCATTGCGCGCGGCGGGAGCCGCCAGCGTCTTGGACCTTGGCTGCGGCGAAGGAAAGTTGCTCCGAGAATTGTTGCCGGTGCGCGCCTTCACTCGAATCATCGGGCTGGATGTCTCAGTTCAATCCTTGCAACGTGCGGCGCAACGACTGGGTTACGATCGACTGCCTTCCATGCAAAAGGATCGCATCACCTTGCTCCACGGGTCGTTGATGTATCGCGACAAACGACTATCAGGCTTTGACGCGGCCGCGGTCGTCGAAGTCGTTGAGCACCTCGATCCGCCCCGACTGAAGGCGTTCGAGCGGGTATTGTTCGAGTTTGCCCGTCCCAAGACCATCGTTTTGACCACGCCGAACCAGGAATACAACGTGATGTGGGAATCGCTTCCGGCGGGCACGTTTCGCCATGCCGATCACCGCTTCGAATGGACGCGCGAGCAATTCCAAGCTTGGTCGCGCGCCATGGCTGAACGCTTCGGCTATTCAGTCCGTTTCTTGCCGATTGGAATGGAAGCCCCCACAGTCGGTTCTCCGACGCAAATGGGCGTCTTTCATCGTGACTGA